CGTTACTTGGAGCTGGTGTACACCTGCGCTGCGCGGGTCTTGGACCAGCTCGAGTTGGCAGAGTTAGTTCAGCTACTGTATGTAATAGGAGAGGGCCGGAGATGCCCCCCCGCTTTACTCCCTCCCTTGGAGCTGCTGCTGTTAAAACACCTGAACCTTCTGTTGCCAGAGGAAGTGGGCACTGTCAGCCTTGCCTTCTTCAAATCCCAGAGCAGCCTATCCGCATGGACGGCACGCAGGCTCGCCGATCAGGCACACCACCTAGTGGAGGAGTTGAGCGATTACGCTCTGGTCAATGTTCTCAAGCTACTGCGCTTCAATCACTTGGACCACCGTGGGCTGCTTTGGGCCCTGAGGTGTGAGATTCCACGCCGTGCTCCTCGGATGGGAATCCAGGGCCTCATGCATGTGGCCCTGACCTGCTCTTCACTGCACTACAGGAATGATGATATCCTCTTAGCTGTGGCTCAGTGTCTACCACCTCTTGCACCTCTCTGCAGGAGTAAGGATGCTGGTAAGCTGCTGTGGGCTTTTGGCATGTTGGGTTTTCCCCCTAGTGAAGTTCCCCAGCTGTACCCCTGCCTCACCCAGGCCATGCGCTTGAAAGAGGTGGAATTACAGCACTTTCCTCAGCATTTGCTGACTGGGCTCCTCGGCCTGGCCTTCCTAGGCCTGTACCCTCAGGATCTTCTAAAACTTGCCTTGAGTGAAGATTTTGTCAGGCTCGCAACTGGATCTCAGCACCTGGACCTGAAAAAGGACCTTTTCACCCTGGATTCATCTGTAGGTTTAGAGATCCCTAACTGGAAAGGCCCAAGGATCAGCCCAGCCCTGACTGAGCAGATACAACAGCAGCTGTGGACCTTTGCCCAGCAGGATGTATGCCTGAAGGCAGAGGTTTTGGAGGCAGAAGAACTGTTGCAGGAGCTTCTCGGTGGAGAGGCCTTTGTGCACAAGCGCATGATCTTGCCACACACACGCTCGATTGACCTGGAGTTGCGGCTGGACAGTGAGGGGTGCCCCATACCACTCCACTCTGAGCCTAAGGGTAATGCTAAAAGTGTGAAGAGAGCTTCATCCAGGCCACCATTTTGGGAGGGGGACCACACTGGGGTTATGATCACAGAGGACTTGCTGGCTCAACTGACGAGCTTAAGAAGTCTAGGACGGCCTCATAATGAGATGCCTCTTCACTCTAAGCCATGCAGGGTCCAGCTAAAGAAGGAGCAAGAAGATGATGAGAGGATGTTTACAAGTGGGGTCACCCTCACCAGTGGTTTTCTGGAAGCTCTTAGAAGTCCAGCCCGGCACCCAGTCTCCCTCCGGGTGTCGAATGGTGGGACTGCCCAGTTCATAGCAGTGCAGGTGTCTACTAGAAACCATTTCTGCTATCAGTCTCAGCAGCTGCTTGGTCTACAAGTGCTCAAAAGAAGGCAGCTTGCCCTGGTTGGGTACAGGGTGGTGGATCTGCCACCGTGGGAGTGGTTGCCCCTGCTGCGTCAGTCCCGCACGGAGAAGCTGGCTTACCTGCAGGGCAAAATCTTCAGCATGCAGGGGTGAGACACTGGCCGACCTGTGGGTTAGGGTTGTGCACAATGTCAGGCCGGCTTGAATCGACTGAGAAATAGCTTGTATTCTGAATCATTTTGTCTGCAATTGCATAAGGCTGACATCATACTTAAgtttgtatttttcttaaatttatTGGGTAAACTATGACTATGTTTTTGATGGGAATTATGTGTTCAACTACAGAAGTTATGCCTCTTCTGTCCACAGAACATTTGTGAAGAATAAATCAGAATCCAAATATCAAGTTAGCACTTGATGTGCAGTGACCCCAAAAAGTGTCAGAATTTTATTGCATCTACGTTTAAGACCTTAAGCACACTTCTAAagcaaaacatttaacaaaagaGATATTGGTTAGGTTGTAAATTACAATTTATGACCAGTTACACCTGTGGGAAGAACACCGGTGTGTTCTCATGTTCACCTATTTTGCatacaaatatgtaaataaacccAAGCCTTATATAATGCAGATAAGTATCAGGGATGTAAATCGTAAGATTTGCCACGACTGAATTTCGATTTTGAAAGGCAGTGATTCCACATCTACTGATATTTTAAATGTTACTGCAGGTGCCTCCATCTTTCCATATCATCATCTGTATTGAAaggatttgttaaacaggaatGAAATTAGATAATCTCCTTGCCAGAACAAGCAATACTGACAGAATGATGAAACCGCAATGCCACTGTTTTGTGATTCATATTCTTTAATTCATAGATACAAGGTAATGTACTAATACAATTCAACGATAAAagggcagctgtcagtcattaaatcaaaacataaaaaaaaattaacacgtATTTACACAAAATCAAAGGAAGCCAATGTTAAAATGTTTAGACATTTTCATGaactaaaaatgaaattttcaaAATACAGCAACAATTTTACCAAAAGAAAGTTAAATTAGCTGACATTAACAAATTTtggtaaaatgtaaaacattcaatggtatattttttaaaaaatctgttgctttatattttctCAGCCATTGCAGTACACTGTACTTAACACAGGCTTAGACTTCAGCTTAGTGTGAACGAAAACTAGAATAAAACAAACTGACAGGGGATTTATTTTCAATATTATCATAAATAACCTATTATGCTTAATCAGAGCTGAAAGAGAACAAACGTAGAATCAACACACACTTCCAGTTTCTAACAAATGAGACGTGCTTTCACTGGGCATAAACATAGCCCAACTTGCACGCAAATTCTGCAAAAACACACTACAATTCTGTAATCATCTACTTCCAATTGTCCTATACAGAGTAAAAGAATACAAACTCACAACTGTTCACTTCGAAAGTTTCAAGTGAGAACGAAAAACAAATTTCACATGAAACTCAGGAATCAGGTTTTAAAGATGATCAAAGTGTAAACATGTAACTTTTATAAAGTTGACACAAGAAGAAAACTTCATAGTGCAGAGTACATTTTCAGCATTTCCTTGAGTGTAATTACAACCTTTCCAGTCAAATTTATAGAAGAAAATGCTACATCTTCGATAGAGGTTCTATAAATTTTCATGACTTTCATCTGATGAGACAGTGTGTTAAGGGACAAAAAGATGCATTAAATTTCTTGTACAGCTTAGATTTTAtagaatacattttaattagcagaATGTTAGAAAACAATTCAGTTACaaatgtctctctctctccttcctatAAACGTCTTCATGCCTGCCAAGTCCACAGTGGGTATCCAAGTGGCCCTAACTTTAGCTAGATGTGTAAGTGTTTCCACACTCAGATGCTGTACATCTAGCCATTGTTGCTTGGCTTAGATTTTCTCCCATAGTTGCAGCAGCTGATCTCCAACTTGTGGCTCCAATTCCTATGCAACAGTGTAATATCAAGGAAATATTTTGTACTCAGGCCCTTGACTATTAAtgaatatttgaaatgttaatgcATTTTCCCCGAAACAACTTCCTTGACTCTTGCATGCACTCCAAAATGCAAAGTTTTCCcaaacatttataaaatacGGCCCAGAATTCGGAGAAACCCACCTGTCCATCTCGGCTGATCTGTACCTTCTTGTTGTCATTCCAGGGGTTGACCAGCTGTTGGGCCAGCTGGAAGGGAAGGCTGTCCTTACGGACCCACTCCACTCTGAAAACCCCCCCAAGTCCAGCTGAGCCCCAGTCCTGGCACCGCTCCAACCCTATAGCCGAGGACATGCGGGCATACCCCTGGCAGTTCACGAGAAAACAGGTTTAATCAGCATCACAAGGCAGATGTCCTCTTCAAATCAACAGTCATAAACAATGCAGGTTCAATCACATACCACTGTTTTCTGGGCAATCAGCACAGTCACCATAATCAATAAGGACTTATGTATTTTtgcaaaaattatataattatatataagaataataattaaattatcGTCACTGAATTAATGAATTCTTGGTAACTTGCTGAAAATAAACGCAGGCTAAACTCTATTTAATGTCCAGACTTGTACTGAAATTTGACAACCAGGGTACCTGAAATTGACCCGAGCCCTGCACAGAGAAGATGAGGAAGACAACGCTGCTGTCCACAAAGGCACGGTTGAGTTTGAGTTCATTACTTGGTGTGGTGGACCAGATGCCTCTTTGCTGGGAAAGATCGATGTTGCGCAGGTTACTACTTTTCATGATGAAGTAGCGCACAAGGGTGCTGAGCCTAGAGGAAGGTGACTTGAGACAAACATGATCACATTAAAATACAGAATATCACAAGGAGACATGAACTAGTGCAGTTTGaatctgattttaatgacaTAGATAAGATCTTTACAGCTTACAATACATCGGTATATTCGGTCTGATGTATCAAACTTGGCTGATATTAGAACATTATCAATATTCAGAGTTAGCAGTAGCAGAAGACACAACTACTAAAAAAAATGGAGATGGTTGCATTGGatgatcagccattttccatagtGGAGGACAAGGGATTTAGTTATTATTTTAGttaatattatcattattacaTCTGGTCCGCAgatcaatattttttttccacagaaaaaaaacaacaacatcatGCCGCTAATCAGTGCCAGCAACCCCCCAAGTCAGGCAAGTAGCTTAGAGGTTAGCCAGTTACCGGTATGAGTATCAGCAAacttagaaaaaaatataatgatTATCGGTATCCATCAAAATTTCTACATCAGTGCACCAATACCATATCGTTTTTTCCCCGTAAAATATTCCTAGACTTTTGACGTCAGTGGCATTTAAACACAGGATCTCTATTACTAGATGCTACCATCTTATCGAGAAGATCGTGATAATTAACGTATTTGTGTAATATATAACGTCAGCACTGCTATAAAGCAAAATGGGATCAAGAATTTTTGGAAATAAATTGCTAAGGCGATGGAAAAACAGCAGATAGTTTGTTCATGAATGCAGAAGTTCCCACCTTCACTGACAGATGGTGGGATGATGGGCTCACAGACTGACTGGAGCAGCTGAGATTCCTGCCCGCAGACCTGCCAGCAGACTGAAGCAGACGGTCATCACCAAGTCGCTTGGGCTGTGAAGCCCCCTTCTCCCTGTGTGCTTTAGCCATCGAgcctgcagggggtgggggtgtcttAGAGACACTACAAACAGAGTGCCAAAGGAAGTCAGTTTGCTGAGGATTATGGGTAGTGtcaaacattaaaaacaaatagaTCTAATGCACAGACAATGGTTATAATGttaattaaacagaaaatgtttaaagggTATGTAGTACATTACTTCTGGAATACCTCAAGTCACCGCATTCTGAAATTTCAAAAACTGTCATTTCAGAAGTTTTTGAATCGAATAGCGCCTAAAGACAGTGTTTTGTGATTTACTGCCATGTATGAAAGAATGCTACCTGACACTTTCTTACAATTTCTAATTGTATAATTTACTGTTAGCTTAATAACACCAAGCAAATCTGATATGTTGGGACAAGTTTAACAAATGTCGTGATACATATATGAATTCAAAAAAGAGTTAATACCAACTGTACATTAATTTTACTCTCCATACACTTTTACATTCACAAATTCCATGcaggtattaaaaaaaaagcatgaggTCGGACTGGGTTTAGCTCACACCTTTCCGACACGGATGAGGACGGACTGGGTTTAGCTCACACCTTTCCGACACGGATGAGGACGGACTGGGTTTAGCTCACACCTTTCCGACACGGATGAGGACGGACTGGGTTTAGCTCACACCTTTCCGACACGGATGAGGTCGGACTGGGTTTAGCTCACACCTTTCCGACACGGATGAGGACGGACTGGGTTTAGCTCACACCTTTCCGACACGGATGAGGAAGGACTGGGTTTAGCTCACACCTTTCCGACACGGATGAGGAAGGACTGGGTTTAGCTCACACCTTTCCGACACGGATGAGGACGGACTGGGTTTAGCTCACACCTTTCCGACACGGATGAGGACGGACTGGGTTTAGCTCACACCTTTCCGACACGGATGAGGAAGGACTGGGTTTAGCTCACACCTTTCCGACACGGATGAGGACGGACTGGGTTTAGCTCACACCTTTCCGACACGGATGAGGACGGATTGGGTTTAGCTCACACCTTTCCGACACGGATGAGGTCGGACTGGGTTTAGCTCACACCTTTCCGACACGGATGAGGACGGACTGGGTTTAGCTCACACCTTTCCGACACGGATGAGGTCGGACTGGGTTTAGCTCACACCTTTCCGACACGGATGAGGTCGGACTGGGTTTAGCTCACACCTTTCCGACACGGATGAGGTCGGACTGGGTTTAGCTCACACCTTTCCGACACGGATGAGGAAGGACTGGGTTTAGCTCCCACCTTTCCGACACGGATGAGGAAGGACTGGGTTTAGCTCACACCTTTCCGACACGGATGAGGACGGATTGGGTTTAGCTCACACCTTTCCGACACGGATGAGGACGGATTGGGTTTAGCTCACACCTTTCCGACACGGATGAGGAAGGACTGGGTTTAGCTCACACCTTTCCGACACGGATGAGGAAGGACTGGGTTTAGCTCACACCTTTCCGACACGGATGAGGAAGGACTGGGTTTAGCTCCCACCTTTCCGACACGGATGAGGAAGGACTGGGTTTAGCTCACACCTTTCCGACACGGATGAGGAAGGACTGGGTTTAGCTCCCACCTTTCCGAAACGGATGAGGAAGGACTGGGTTTAGCTCACACCTTTCCGACACGGATGAGGAAGGACTGGGTTTAGCTCCCACCTTTCCGACACGGATGAGGAAGGACTGGGTTTAGCTCACACCTTTCCGACACGGATGAGGAAGGACTGGGTTTAGCTCACACCTTTCCGACACGGATGAGGAAGGACTGGGTTTAGCTCACACCTTTCCGACAGGGATGAGGACGGATTGGGTTTAGCTCACACCTTTCTGACACAGATGAGACGTCCGTCAGCTCAGCCTCAGCTGGGCCCATATGGCTGCTGCACCTCCAGGAGGGTGATTGGGGTGATTCCTCTGGGCATATGGGCCGGGGTCTTTGGCCAATGCCAGCCGGCTGCAGCAGACCAGCTGCCTGCTCCTCCATACTCAGGACTGACACCAGTGCCCTGAGAGCGGCCTCATCCGCCTGGGACCAGGGCTTGGAGGGGGAACGGATCCGCCGCAGGAACAGACACTGCCATTTCTGCCTGAATTGGAACAGCAGGCTAGCAGTCTGAGGGCAAATATTGAGACAGATAGATAAGGCTTTATCATTATTTTGAACAatgtacagacactcctcacttaacctACCTGTTTAATGACCACCCAGACTTACACCCAACTCTCCGACCAGTCGGCACTGTACACCGTACGAGAATTTTGGTCATGAACACAGCAGGACAGCGTTTctattctgttttgtttgttctgGTCTCTGATTTATTTAGGTCGGCAAAGGAAGGTTGAACCTGACATGTCTCCCATTGTGCTGTGtggattgcaatattttacagCTGTACTATTGTtctgctaattcaaccttcTCACACTGCATATTCCATCTGAAAAAGCAGTCAGTGAAGATTGGCCACCGTGCTATGCATATATAGCACAGTCAACACAGTCAGTGGTAAAATAGTTTCCTTTTTCGCAAATATACAACAGCTACTTTAATTTAGGGGtaatctgtctcaaaatttgatcacttACAGCTTGTCTCCCCTACAATATACCTGCAAAATCTGAAAAGAACTGTAAAACACTTTAAGAGTTATGGTGTTAAGTCCATGTGCCATGTACAGctgtttccttcctttgctgctTAATTTTTAGGACGATTTGTCTGAAAGTTAAATCAGGTATAGATCATCCATAGGCCATTTTATCATGCAGCAATTAATTTATCAATTATTTTGTTGACCTAAATACAacttcactgaaaaaaatgttacaaatatgaCCTTGGGAACCTGCACATTATTAATATGCAAATTCTAAAACTATTAATGGAATACAAAGAAAGATAAGAAAGAAAATAAGtatttattaaagaaaatatAATCTGGAGAGTTACACTTCTACATAGGTTGCTGAAGATGACCGTAATCAGATTTGTAATTAGTTTTATGTGGTTATGTGGGCCACTTGTTGTCTCCCTAGTGACCACTGCATTAGAGACGGTGTTCTGTGCTACAAAACAGAGCattaaaaagtacacaaaagGCACCCCTCAGTTGCTCTGAAAATATATTTGTTGATGTGTTATGTGAAATATCCgtgttttaaacattttgcaATAATTATAACAAATTGGCTATTCCTTAAAAAGTCTACATGATGTTATTTCTGTGATCAGCATCACAAAATCTATCTGGCACACCAGGAATTATAAAGCAAACAAAAGCCTTGTAAACCAGTGTTATCTGAACAATTAGAGAAAGTCTGCTGCATCACAAAATGGGTGTTTCCCCCAAAGATCATGAAGTAACACCTCCTTTATGAATATTATCAAACCTTGCCCTGCCATCCCACATTTTGTAAATTTGCATGCCAGTGCTGCAAATTTCGGCATTTACAGTAATCCGGAAGTAAAAACGATAAGGAGATTCTGACAGATCAATGCAGTTGAACCATCACCTTAATAACATTTCTGGTGTCAGGATTCATCAGTGTATCCATGCAACTTTACCCctattaaataaacaaatgactGGTGCATTAATGGTGtaagaaaaaatataataataagcGTAAATACCAGTGATTCGGCCgtttttttggtgtttatgGTAAATATAGCTTGTCCCACACTTACTTCACGCTCTAGCTTGAAATTCAACCACTCATCAATCTTCATGTGGACCAGGTGGTTAGTGGACCGATCCTCcacctcactgtcactgctATCCCCGACTCCGTCGCCTGTCATTGAGCACAAACACAAACTCAGTGTTATAGCGTTACTATTATTGTTAACAACAATCTGTAGTAGAGTAAAGCACTCAGACCCTGCATATATGGACAATGGTAAATGATGGAGAGCGGGCCTTCCAGAATGTGTCCATCCTTTGAAGGGTAAAGAGCAAGTATGTTGTGTACGTATTTCACAGGCTTTCCTAACACTCTAAATGCAATAGAGCTGCAATAACTAATTCCTATACTAGTTTTTAACAGTTACCAGTGTAAAAGAGTTTCTACAAAGGTGTACAAAGTGTTTGTGCTTGTAAACATGTTTAGTCGTACTTTTCGCAGTGGGTTCCTGTAGAGCGGTGCTGGGTAGCTTGGCACACCCTCCGAAAATCGTGACTGTAACAGGTGTGACCACAGAGCAGCACCGTATGCTGGCAATCCGATGGGCTCTGGTCATCTCGTCATAGATGAGCCAGTCTGTGGGCAGCGCTTGCAGCGCCGCAGTCTGACCGCTAGCAGGAGGAAGCTGCGATTTAAGCACACAAGCCTGTCTGTGTGACGGTTCTGCACCAAACGCTGTGCCCTGTTTATGTGAACACACACCGAAGGACAGCCTTTTGAGGCACCAAACAGCTGAAAGGCGAGGGCTGATAGAGAGGCAGGAAGGGCAGCAGTGTGCCACCACTCACCTTCTGACACGGAGGCTGGCTCAGCACAGATGCGGGGTGCAGTCGCACCTTCTTCTCTTTGGAGCCCATCAGGCAGATGTTCTCGCGGTGCATATGTATGATTTTGGGGTACATGCCTGTCACCAGCGCCGCCTTCACCACCGCCCAGTTCTCAGAATTCAGGTTCACGTCACGGATGTCACCTCCGCCCCTTGCCCGCACAAAACCTACAGCGGGAAAGGCGTCAATAAGGGATTACTGTTCATATTCAGATATTATTAGGGGATTGGGACTGAAGTGCTCGAAGTGGGGAAAAGCAGGTGCTGGTACCCcgtttgttattcagtaccaagTGCAGGTACTCGTTGTTACTTGTTATTCAGGACCAGCAGATATTGAGAGGTGCCAGTAATCTcaagagaaaaataaagagTGCTGGTATTGCATACCAGTGAGTGAcagcccacttcaagcactgatatGATGGGAAAGGAATAAAGACTGAGGGTGCTTCCAAAATTGAATATCTATATGGTACATAATGAATTTCCTTAGAAGCTTACTACTCGACCGTGTCCTTTTACAGCTGAATGTAGTGCAGAGACTGACCTATGGCTCGGATCTGACCCAGCAGCCGTGTCCTTTTACAGTTGAATGTAGTACAGAGAGACTGACCTATGGCTCGGATCTGACACAGCAGCCGTGTCCTTTTACAGCTGAATGTAGTGCAGAGACTGACCTATGGCTCGGATCTGACCCAGCAGCCGTGTCCTTTTACAGTTGAATGTAGTGCAGAGACTGACCTATGGCTCGGATCTGACCCAGCAGCCGTGTC
This is a stretch of genomic DNA from Paramormyrops kingsleyae isolate MSU_618 chromosome 7, PKINGS_0.4, whole genome shotgun sequence. It encodes these proteins:
- the fastkd5 gene encoding FAST kinase domain-containing protein 5, mitochondrial, whose translation is MSVSRGWSVHRLLLLPPASRREVLKARFLHRDHDLQKKEEEKQEGGREMPGVWEYRVQYNPSAYHRLHPDSAVLVGTHADEELTSGTFVSPFRQRNNPYTVRSSRHLSSAKNTLLDLAFNRGDRSKVAEQPTDGVRLPPDVRGDPRAFQRCRPEYRTMSHDLSLSPPSITIDKAFEILHDVTELKGSLRSADIVRFLSELGHVAPEQQPLIHSDTRFSMLLRYSVESLRLFSHAQLLEVLRAFVWLNIPATHSILTLYEAEFSCRVEDMEFRQLLLTADLWRCLVRQVPRYLELVYTCAARVLDQLELAELVQLLYVIGEGRRCPPALLPPLELLLLKHLNLLLPEEVGTVSLAFFKSQSSLSAWTARRLADQAHHLVEELSDYALVNVLKLLRFNHLDHRGLLWALRCEIPRRAPRMGIQGLMHVALTCSSLHYRNDDILLAVAQCLPPLAPLCRSKDAGKLLWAFGMLGFPPSEVPQLYPCLTQAMRLKEVELQHFPQHLLTGLLGLAFLGLYPQDLLKLALSEDFVRLATGSQHLDLKKDLFTLDSSVGLEIPNWKGPRISPALTEQIQQQLWTFAQQDVCLKAEVLEAEELLQELLGGEAFVHKRMILPHTRSIDLELRLDSEGCPIPLHSEPKGNAKSVKRASSRPPFWEGDHTGVMITEDLLAQLTSLRSLGRPHNEMPLHSKPCRVQLKKEQEDDERMFTSGVTLTSGFLEALRSPARHPVSLRVSNGGTAQFIAVQVSTRNHFCYQSQQLLGLQVLKRRQLALVGYRVVDLPPWEWLPLLRQSRTEKLAYLQGKIFSMQGG